One Neodiprion pinetum isolate iyNeoPine1 chromosome 1, iyNeoPine1.2, whole genome shotgun sequence genomic window carries:
- the tna gene encoding zinc finger MIZ domain-containing protein 1 — MVAAATATATATASVVAMQDRQDIPAQYNQMQSQHGMAHQAYNTGYAQRGAMAGLGPVGMNNFNSMGSMGPMHTMNSMNSMNAMSGMNTMNPMTMGGMNGMNGMNGISPMNSIANMGNMGMNNMMGPNNMQMNKMNMQAQTQQAYPRRLAPYPNPAMHMAQKRQQNPYPGPNPGAMQPGFNGMPNNQYANAYAGSRPSFQSQYQPMQGMNPGNAGFGPNSMMRGTTMRQANPSYNPAAQANQYYANSGVPTNMGPTSVNNQFVGHQQTPGYAGTSPYAATSQYQQDVATMRTNGAGNMSYQHSPIPGNPTPPLTPATSMTPYISPNPDIKPNFNEIKSPVNIQKDDELRLTFPVRDGIILPPFRLEHNLAVSNHVFQLKTTVHQTLMWRSDLELQLKCFHHEDRQMNTNWPASVQVSVNATPLVIDRGENKTSHKPLYLKDVCQPGRNTIQITVSACCCSHLFVLQLVHRPSVRSVLQGLLHKRLQAAEICIAKIKRNFNNTLSNNGMQSERERDVVEQTALKVSLKCPITFKRITLPARGNDCKHIQCFDLESYLQLNCERGSWRCPVCNKPAQLEGLEVDQYMWGILNTTLNTSEVEEVTIDSAASWKPAKSVTGIKSEEDNDCKRMSKAMSPGSMNMPTMNNWDMNQAMSPYIAPDMNSIASGSMMNNTPPAYANNNMNHRNSSRGSYDMNPGTNNSSNNDYSSGAGPLSHLSDSVNSLDPLNAMEKTLNDQMPHTPHTPHTPHTPHTPGGGNSGPPSVPPSSQESTGNHNPSGNTSTNINNDSADIPSDLNFDPAAVIDGEGTGQEALNLLPDNVVDPMELLSYLDPPDLNTPPSSGASSGNPSSSDDILALFE; from the exons ATGGTGGCAGCGGCTACCGCCACGGCCACCGCCACTGCCAGCGTGGTGGCCATGCAGGACCGCCAAGACATCCCCGCACAGTATAACCAG ATGCAGAGCCAACATGGAATGGCTCACCAGGCGTACAATACGGGGTACGCGCAGAGAGGAGCGATGGCTGGACTCGGACCGGTCGGTATGAATAACTTCAACAGCATGGGTTCCATGGGACCGATGCATACGATGAATTCTATGAATTCGATGAACGCGATGAGTGGTATGAATACGATGAACCCGATGACTATGGGGGGCATGAACGGGATGAACGGTATGAACGGAATAAGTCCGATGAACTCGATAGCGAACATGGGCAACATGGGGATGAACAACATGATGGGACCCAACAATATGCAGATGAACAAGATGAACATGCAG GCGCAGACTCAACAAGCTTACCCGAGGAGGTTAGCGCCGTATCCTAATCCAGCAATGCACATGGCGCAAAAGAGGCAGCAAAATCCTTACCCGGGACCGAATCCAGGGGCAATGCAGCCGGGCTTCAACGGGATGCCCAATAATCAGTATGCGAACGCGTACGCCGGTAGTCGGCCAAGCTTTCAATCTCAGTATCAACCGATGCAGGGAATGAATCCTGGCAACGCTGGCTTCGGACCGAATTCCATGATGCGAGGCACCACGATGAGACAAGCTAACCCGTCTTACAACCCGGCGGCACAAGCCAATCAGTATTACGCGAATAGCGGAGTCCCGACTAACATGGGACCCACCTCGGTGAACAACCAATTTGTCGGTCACCAGCAGACACCTGGTTATGCTGGTACGTCGCCGTACGCAGCTACCAGCCAGTATCAACAGGATGTCGCGACAATGAGGACGAACGGTGCCGGAAACATGAGCTACCAGCATAGTCCTATACCTGGGAACCCGACTCCTCCTTTAACTCCTGCTACCAGTATGACACCTTATATCAGCCCCAATCCAGATATAAAGCCGAATTTTAACGAGATCAAGTCACCGGTTAATATTCAGA aGGACGACGAGCTGAGATTAACATTCCCTGTGAGGGATGGTATCATACTTCCACCCTTCCGGCTAGAACATAATTTGGCCGTCAGTAACCACGTATTCCAGTTGAAAACCACCGTTCATCAGACGCTAATGTGGCGATCCGATCTTGAGCTACAATTAAAATGCTTTCATCATGAAGACAGGCAGATGAATACCAATTGGCCGGCAAGCGTTCAAGTATCGGTCAATGCGACCCCGCTGGTTATCGATAGAGGGGAAAACAAAACATCCCACAAACCACTTTACCTTAAAGATGTGTGTCAGCCGGGGCGAAACACAATACAAATCACAGTTTCTGCATGCTGCTGT TCACATCTATTCGTCCTACAATTAGTTCATCGGCCAAGCGTACGGAGCGTTCTGCAAGGGCTTTTACACAAGAGGTTACAAGCTGCGGAAATCTGCATAGCTAAGATAAAGCGAAACTTCAACAACACGTTATCGAATAACGGTATGCAATCTGAGAGGGAGCGAGACGTTGTGGAGCAAACAGCACTGAAG gTATCATTGAAATGTCCTATTACTTTCAAACGGATTACACTACCTGCACGGGGCAATGATTGTAAACATATACAATGCTTCGATTTGGAATCCTATCTACAACTGAACTGCGAAAGGGGATCGTGGCGATGTCCTGTTTGCAA CAAACCTGCACAACTCGAAGGATTGGAAGTAGATCAGTACATGTGGGGAATTTTAAATACTACTCTAAATACGTCAGAGGTTGAAGAGGTAACGATAGATTCGGCAGCAAGCTGGAAACCTGCTAAGAGTGTGACAGGTATAAAATCTGAGGAGGACAACGACTGCAAGAGAATGAGCAAAGCTATGTCGCCCGGTAGTATGAATATGCCAACAATGAACAACTGGGACATGAATCAGGCAATGAGTCCCTACATCGCACCCGACATGAACAGCATTGCTAGCGGGTCTATGATGAATAATACTCCCCCTGCGTATGCCAACAATAATATGAATCATAGGAATTCGTCCAGAGGATCTTACGACATGAATCCAGGAACGAATAACAGTAGTAATAACGATTACTCCAGTGGCGCAGGTCCGCTGTCGCATCTAAGTGACTCCGTCAATTCTCTTGATCCTCTGAACGCAATGGAGAAGACTCTTAACGATCAG ATGCCGCACACACCTCACACGCCACACACACCCCACACACCTCATACGCCTGGCGGTGGAAACAGCGGACCACCGAGCGTACCTCCATCATCTCAAGAGTCGACTGGAAACCACAATCCTTCCGGAAATACAAGTACAAATATCAACAACGACTCGGCAGACATACCTTCGGACCTCAACTTTGACCCTGCAGCTGTTATAGATGGAGAGGGAACTGGGCAAGAGGCATTGAAT CTATTGCCTGACAACGTCGTAGACCCAATGGAATTACTCTCATACTTGGATCCGCCCGATCTTAATACACCACCGAGTAGCGGAGCAAGCAGTGGAAATCCTTCGTCTAGCGACGATATACTTGCACTGTTTGAATAA